A region of Chitinophaga horti DNA encodes the following proteins:
- the rimO gene encoding 30S ribosomal protein S12 methylthiotransferase RimO — MKTRTLQKDKVNIITLGCSKNMVDSEVLSGQLKANDIDVVHESTKKDHNIVVVNTCGFIDKAKEESINTILDQVNLKKKGKLDKVYVTGCLSERYRGDLESEIPEVDAWFGTMELPLILKRFDADYKSELIGERLLSTPSHYAYLKIAEGCNRTCAFCAIPMMRGTHVSRPIEQLVAEAEKLVRSGVKEIMLIAQELTYYGLDLYKKRRLGDLMNALADVKGLEWIRLHYAYPTKFPMEILEVMKQRDNICNYLDMPLQHIADPMLKAMKRQITRQEILDLVKSIREQVPGICLRTTLITGFPGETLEDVEDVKRFLEEVRFDRVGVFTYSHEEGTSAYELEDNIPAEEKERRAQDIMETQQEISLEKNQEKVGKVFRVIVDKKESGRYLARTEFDSVEVDNEVIISTDRKLKPGEFVNVRITKAFDYDLEGELV, encoded by the coding sequence TTGAAGACGAGAACATTACAGAAAGATAAGGTTAATATTATTACGCTTGGTTGTTCCAAGAACATGGTGGATTCAGAAGTTTTAAGCGGTCAGCTTAAGGCCAATGACATTGATGTAGTGCATGAAAGCACGAAAAAGGACCACAACATCGTAGTCGTAAATACCTGTGGATTTATTGATAAGGCCAAGGAAGAATCTATTAACACGATACTGGACCAGGTAAACCTTAAAAAGAAGGGTAAACTGGACAAGGTATACGTAACGGGCTGTCTTAGCGAACGTTACCGCGGTGATCTTGAATCGGAGATACCGGAGGTAGACGCCTGGTTCGGCACGATGGAACTGCCTTTGATCCTGAAACGATTTGACGCGGATTACAAATCGGAACTGATCGGCGAGCGTTTGCTCAGTACACCATCACACTACGCTTATCTCAAGATCGCAGAAGGTTGTAACCGCACCTGCGCATTTTGTGCCATCCCGATGATGCGCGGCACGCACGTTTCGCGCCCGATCGAACAGCTGGTAGCAGAAGCGGAGAAGCTGGTACGTTCTGGTGTAAAAGAGATCATGCTGATTGCACAGGAACTGACCTATTATGGCCTGGACCTGTACAAAAAGCGCCGCCTGGGCGACCTGATGAACGCCCTGGCAGACGTGAAAGGATTAGAATGGATTCGTTTACACTATGCTTATCCCACCAAGTTTCCGATGGAGATACTGGAGGTGATGAAGCAGCGAGATAACATCTGTAATTACCTGGACATGCCCCTGCAACACATCGCTGATCCGATGCTGAAGGCCATGAAAAGGCAGATTACCCGCCAGGAGATATTAGACCTGGTGAAATCTATCCGCGAACAGGTACCGGGCATCTGCCTGCGTACGACGCTGATCACTGGTTTTCCCGGTGAAACGCTGGAGGATGTGGAAGATGTAAAACGGTTTTTAGAGGAAGTGCGTTTCGACAGGGTGGGGGTATTTACCTACAGCCACGAAGAAGGCACCAGCGCTTACGAACTGGAGGATAACATTCCTGCAGAAGAGAAAGAGCGCCGGGCGCAGGATATCATGGAAACGCAACAGGAAATTTCATTAGAGAAAAATCAGGAAAAAGTCGGCAAAGTGTTCCGCGTGATCGTGGACAAGAAAGAGTCCGGCCGTTACCTGGCACGTACTGAGTTTGATTCGGTAGAGGTAGATAATGAGGTAATCATTAGTACCGACAGGAAGCTGAAGCCGGGCGAGTTCGTGAACGTGCGAATTACAAAAGCATTTGACTACGACCTGGAAGGAGAGCTCGTTTAG
- a CDS encoding DEAD/DEAH box helicase translates to MTTFESLGLKEPILQAIQDLGFVSPTPIQEKAIPVLLGGDRDFVGLAQTGTGKTAAFGLPLLHQLEVKSKFPQGLILCPTRELCLQIANDLKNFSKHLGDINIVAVYGGANIGLQLRELKRGAHIVVATPGRLLDIIERKAVNFEQVRYAVLDEADEMLNMGFQEDINSILSNTPEEKTTWLFSATMPNEVRRIAQKYMEDPFELTVGGKNTGNANIEHEYYVVRPREKYAALKRIVDFNPEIFGIVFTRTKIESQEIAESLIKDGYNADALHGDLTQQQRDKVMKRFREKSLQVLVATDVAARGIDVDNVTHVINYELPDDVENYTHRSGRTARAGRSGVSIAIISGRDTGKIRQIERVIGKKFIKAEVPDGFAVCEKQLFGLVHRVHNVVVNEEQIDPYMERINEEFKDMTKEELIKRFASLEFNEFLEYYQDAPDLNVKEERRTAGDGNTMRGGAGKFTRLFINLGSVDDFTRGDMLRFLCDSTGIRGNKIGRIDLKGVYSFFEVENDEVSKVYESFKKLDYNGRTVRIEMSQDSNGGGGGEKRKFSPRSESGGFRKGWQGGESSGSRGFREKREYGSRPAYKGKKA, encoded by the coding sequence ATGACAACATTTGAATCATTAGGGCTGAAGGAGCCCATTTTACAGGCTATTCAGGACCTGGGTTTCGTATCTCCAACACCAATTCAGGAGAAAGCAATTCCAGTACTGTTGGGCGGAGACAGGGATTTCGTGGGACTGGCCCAGACCGGTACCGGTAAAACCGCCGCATTTGGCCTGCCCCTGCTGCACCAGCTGGAAGTAAAGTCCAAGTTCCCACAGGGCTTGATACTTTGTCCGACCCGCGAACTCTGCCTGCAGATCGCGAACGACCTTAAAAACTTTTCCAAACACTTAGGCGATATCAATATCGTAGCCGTATATGGTGGCGCCAACATCGGTTTGCAACTGCGTGAACTGAAAAGAGGTGCACACATCGTAGTAGCTACACCCGGCCGCCTGCTCGACATTATCGAGCGTAAAGCGGTAAACTTCGAACAGGTACGTTACGCTGTACTGGACGAGGCGGATGAAATGCTGAACATGGGCTTCCAGGAAGACATCAACAGCATCCTGTCCAACACGCCGGAAGAGAAAACCACCTGGCTGTTTTCTGCCACTATGCCGAACGAAGTTCGCCGCATTGCGCAGAAGTACATGGAAGATCCGTTCGAACTGACCGTTGGCGGTAAAAATACCGGTAACGCGAACATCGAGCACGAATACTATGTAGTACGTCCCCGCGAAAAATACGCAGCGCTGAAACGTATCGTAGACTTCAATCCGGAGATCTTCGGCATCGTATTTACCCGTACCAAGATCGAGTCGCAGGAAATTGCGGAATCACTGATCAAAGACGGTTACAATGCAGACGCCCTGCACGGCGACCTTACCCAGCAGCAGCGCGATAAAGTGATGAAACGCTTCCGCGAAAAATCACTGCAGGTACTGGTAGCTACCGACGTAGCGGCGCGTGGTATCGACGTTGACAATGTAACACACGTTATCAACTACGAACTGCCCGATGATGTAGAGAACTATACCCACCGTAGCGGCCGTACCGCGAGGGCTGGTCGTTCCGGCGTATCTATCGCCATCATCAGCGGTCGCGATACCGGTAAGATCCGCCAGATCGAGCGCGTGATCGGTAAAAAGTTCATCAAAGCAGAAGTGCCCGATGGCTTCGCCGTTTGCGAAAAACAACTGTTCGGCCTCGTACACCGTGTACACAACGTAGTGGTAAACGAAGAGCAGATCGATCCGTACATGGAGCGCATCAACGAAGAATTTAAAGATATGACCAAGGAAGAACTGATCAAACGATTCGCTTCCCTGGAATTTAACGAGTTCCTCGAATACTACCAGGACGCTCCGGACTTGAACGTGAAGGAAGAACGCCGCACAGCTGGCGACGGTAATACCATGAGAGGTGGTGCCGGCAAGTTCACCCGCCTGTTCATCAACCTGGGATCTGTAGACGATTTTACCCGTGGCGATATGCTGCGCTTCCTGTGCGACAGCACCGGCATCCGTGGTAACAAAATCGGCCGCATCGATCTGAAAGGTGTTTACTCTTTCTTCGAAGTGGAAAACGATGAAGTAAGCAAAGTATACGAAAGCTTCAAAAAGCTGGATTACAACGGTCGTACCGTACGCATTGAAATGTCGCAGGACAGCAATGGTGGCGGCGGCGGCGAGAAACGTAAGTTCAGCCCACGCTCCGAAAGCGGTGGATTCCGTAAAGGCTGGCAAGGTGGCGAAAGCTCCGGCAGCCGCGGCTTCCGCGAAAAACGTGAATACGGTTCACGTCCGGCTTATAAAGGTAAAAAAGCCTAG
- the glgB gene encoding 1,4-alpha-glucan branching protein GlgB, translating into MATAKKKASAEEQATPATEKKATPKKAAAKPAATSTDGEEPVKKRSVAKKAADGEGKVSAAKKKKAVQVESVEVTVSETASEAGIDGAARKKKAAPKAKKTATITPSETNAALSETPTTFRELGAVEPFTLFSAKDIELFQAGRHYGLYEKFGAHAVTYEGVEGTYFAVWAPSAAFVSVVGEFNDWTPHTHTLLPRWDNSGIWEGFVPNVKQGQLYKYFIRAESGEELWKGDPFARYWEVRPKTASITYEAGYKWKDKKWMDGRAQKNSLKSPYTVYEVHLGSWRKPDPNEAEVFYTYGEIAEKLVPYVKEMGFTHVELMPISEHPFDGSWGYQQTGYYAPTSRYGTPDEFMAFVDAFHQAGIGVILDWVASHFPYDDHGLFRFDGSHVYEYADMRKGYHPDWNSYVFNYARGEVRSFLGSNALYWLDRFHVDGLRVDAVASMIHLNYSRKEGTWEPNEHGGPENLEAITFLKELNEEIYGRFPDVQTIAEESTNFYGVSRPVFLGGLGFGMKWMMGWMNDTLDYFKRDPYLRKYYQDHFTFSLMYAYSENFMLPLSHDEVVHGKSPMLYKMPGDDWQKCANLRLLYAYMYTHPGTKLLFMGDEFGQTTEWNYKTELNWQLLEHKTHKGIQQFVKDINHLYTGTPALYQTQFDVAGFEWIGLSDRDNSVIVYARKGESDKEVLLVVLNMMPNAHEEYAIGVPWSRKWKEVLNSDDAKYYGSGVVNTGPIESYEETYNGQPYTIKLRVPPLGATILKLQ; encoded by the coding sequence ATGGCGACAGCAAAAAAGAAGGCATCGGCCGAAGAACAGGCAACACCGGCGACGGAGAAGAAGGCTACCCCGAAAAAAGCAGCAGCTAAACCTGCAGCAACATCCACTGATGGGGAGGAGCCGGTAAAAAAGCGGAGTGTTGCGAAGAAGGCGGCCGATGGTGAAGGAAAGGTGAGCGCGGCAAAAAAGAAGAAGGCTGTGCAGGTGGAAAGTGTAGAAGTGACGGTGAGCGAAACAGCTTCAGAGGCTGGGATTGATGGTGCTGCCAGGAAGAAGAAGGCGGCGCCCAAGGCAAAGAAGACTGCTACTATCACTCCTTCTGAAACCAACGCAGCCTTGTCCGAAACGCCAACCACCTTCCGCGAACTGGGCGCTGTAGAACCCTTTACGCTGTTTTCTGCAAAAGATATTGAATTGTTCCAGGCAGGCCGCCATTACGGGCTGTACGAAAAATTTGGCGCACACGCCGTAACCTACGAAGGCGTGGAAGGCACCTACTTCGCCGTTTGGGCACCATCTGCCGCATTTGTGTCGGTAGTAGGAGAATTCAACGACTGGACGCCACATACACATACATTATTGCCCCGTTGGGATAACTCCGGCATCTGGGAAGGGTTTGTTCCCAATGTAAAACAAGGGCAACTTTATAAATATTTTATCCGTGCCGAATCAGGCGAGGAGTTATGGAAGGGAGATCCGTTCGCCCGTTACTGGGAAGTTCGTCCTAAAACCGCTTCCATTACTTATGAAGCCGGTTACAAATGGAAAGATAAGAAGTGGATGGACGGCCGTGCACAGAAGAACAGCCTGAAAAGTCCGTACACCGTTTACGAAGTACACCTGGGCTCGTGGCGCAAACCCGATCCTAATGAAGCCGAGGTGTTTTACACCTATGGCGAGATCGCCGAGAAACTGGTGCCTTATGTGAAGGAGATGGGTTTTACCCATGTGGAACTGATGCCGATCAGCGAACATCCTTTCGATGGCTCCTGGGGCTATCAGCAAACAGGTTACTATGCACCGACCTCCCGTTACGGCACGCCGGACGAGTTCATGGCCTTTGTAGATGCCTTTCACCAGGCAGGCATTGGCGTTATCCTCGATTGGGTGGCCTCGCACTTTCCATATGACGACCACGGCCTGTTCCGCTTCGACGGTTCGCACGTGTACGAGTATGCGGACATGCGCAAAGGTTATCACCCGGACTGGAATAGTTATGTATTTAACTACGCCCGTGGGGAAGTACGTTCGTTCCTGGGGAGCAACGCCCTCTATTGGCTCGACAGGTTTCATGTGGACGGGCTGCGCGTCGATGCCGTGGCCTCTATGATCCACCTGAACTACTCGCGTAAAGAAGGCACCTGGGAGCCGAATGAACATGGCGGACCGGAGAACCTGGAGGCCATCACCTTTCTGAAGGAACTGAACGAAGAAATATATGGGCGCTTTCCGGACGTGCAGACCATTGCCGAAGAATCTACCAACTTCTACGGCGTGTCCCGTCCCGTGTTCCTGGGCGGCTTAGGTTTTGGTATGAAATGGATGATGGGTTGGATGAACGATACCCTCGACTACTTCAAAAGAGATCCTTACTTACGTAAATACTACCAGGACCACTTCACCTTTAGCCTGATGTATGCATACAGCGAGAACTTTATGCTGCCGTTAAGCCACGATGAAGTAGTACATGGTAAGTCGCCGATGCTGTACAAAATGCCTGGCGACGACTGGCAGAAGTGTGCGAACCTGCGGTTGTTGTATGCTTACATGTACACCCATCCCGGCACCAAACTGCTGTTCATGGGCGACGAGTTTGGGCAAACCACCGAATGGAATTACAAAACAGAATTGAACTGGCAGCTGCTCGAACATAAAACACACAAAGGCATTCAACAGTTCGTGAAAGATATTAATCACCTGTACACCGGTACGCCCGCACTGTATCAAACCCAGTTCGACGTAGCAGGCTTTGAATGGATTGGCCTTAGCGACCGCGATAACAGCGTGATCGTTTACGCACGTAAGGGGGAAAGCGATAAAGAAGTATTGCTGGTGGTGCTGAACATGATGCCGAATGCCCATGAGGAATATGCCATTGGCGTGCCCTGGTCGCGGAAGTGGAAAGAAGTGCTGAACAGTGATGATGCTAAATATTATGGTAGCGGCGTAGTGAATACCGGTCCGATTGAATCATATGAAGAAACGTATAACGGTCAGCCTTACACGATAAAACTGAGAGTGCCGCCTTTGGGGGCAACGATACTCAAACTGCAATAA
- a CDS encoding lmo0937 family membrane protein yields the protein MGNLLYLIAVILVLLWIFGYFFNGFGTPGGLIHILLVIAVIAILLRIIRRA from the coding sequence ATGGGCAACCTGCTTTACCTTATCGCTGTGATTCTTGTGCTGCTCTGGATATTTGGCTATTTCTTCAACGGCTTCGGAACACCGGGCGGACTGATTCACATCTTACTTGTTATCGCTGTTATTGCAATTTTATTAAGGATCATCCGAAGGGCATAA
- a CDS encoding DUF4382 domain-containing protein, translating to MKNLARRIVASVLGVAALSTIIWSCSKDDSASSERIGANQQRLQVYLTDDPGLFDQVFIDIRNVEVLVDTCSSDDDDDRWDKHSRCWWDDGRWDRKKDTCKVWDTLAIRSGIYDILSFRNGVDTLFANGVVPKGTVKKIRITIGNNNSLVKDSVTYPLKTVTGETKLIVNIRGDEWEEYSPDQLRLWLDFDVSRSIVEVRRGTFVLKPYILVWTPKVTGSLSGKVTPADAFPVITVWNTADTLYALPTKRGDFKIRGLKEGSYSLFVNAGNGYRDTTLTGIEIKRNKETKVPSITLRK from the coding sequence ATGAAAAACTTAGCGCGCAGGATAGTTGCGTCCGTACTCGGCGTGGCGGCACTATCGACGATTATCTGGTCTTGTTCCAAAGACGACTCAGCCTCCAGTGAACGCATCGGCGCCAACCAGCAAAGACTACAAGTGTACCTTACGGATGATCCCGGGCTATTTGACCAGGTATTCATCGACATCCGCAATGTGGAAGTGTTAGTAGATACCTGCAGCAGCGACGACGATGACGATCGTTGGGACAAACATAGCCGCTGCTGGTGGGACGATGGTCGTTGGGACCGTAAAAAAGACACTTGTAAAGTATGGGACACCCTGGCCATCCGCTCCGGTATTTATGACATCCTGAGCTTCCGTAACGGTGTGGACACCCTCTTTGCGAACGGTGTTGTACCAAAAGGCACCGTGAAGAAGATCCGCATCACCATTGGTAACAATAACTCCCTGGTAAAAGACAGTGTTACTTATCCACTTAAAACCGTTACCGGCGAAACGAAACTGATCGTGAACATCCGCGGCGACGAGTGGGAAGAATATTCACCTGACCAGTTACGCCTGTGGCTCGACTTTGACGTAAGCCGTTCTATTGTGGAAGTGAGGAGAGGTACCTTCGTGCTGAAGCCGTACATATTGGTATGGACGCCTAAGGTGACAGGCAGCCTGTCCGGAAAAGTAACCCCGGCCGACGCCTTCCCGGTAATTACCGTATGGAACACCGCCGACACCTTGTACGCACTGCCGACCAAACGCGGCGACTTCAAGATACGCGGGTTGAAAGAAGGCAGCTACAGCCTGTTCGTAAATGCAGGCAACGGCTACCGCGATACGACGCTAACCGGCATAGAAATCAAACGGAACAAGGAAACAAAAGTACCGTCCATCACACTCCGTAAATAA
- a CDS encoding toxin-antitoxin system YwqK family antitoxin, translated as MKKLFVVIVLQCVVLYGMAQGKINQIDQKNQKQGSWVEQVPELRGEPGFSWEGTYRNNRKEGVWKKYTTTGTLIAEETYKNNVLNGPAKYYFSTGKLNSSGSFVATDIDGQKDTIRVIDPQTNEEKEIEIVRQGNPVMHGSWRVYDEETGKYVTQYYQFGEIAEAPADTTQQPAAKPKSTALPHEQKSALPKKKKQ; from the coding sequence ATGAAGAAACTATTCGTAGTCATCGTGCTGCAGTGCGTTGTGTTGTACGGCATGGCGCAGGGTAAAATTAACCAGATCGATCAGAAAAACCAGAAACAAGGCTCATGGGTCGAACAGGTGCCGGAATTGAGAGGCGAACCAGGCTTCAGCTGGGAAGGCACTTACCGCAATAACCGCAAAGAAGGCGTCTGGAAAAAGTACACTACTACCGGTACTTTGATCGCCGAAGAAACATATAAGAACAACGTGTTGAACGGTCCGGCGAAGTACTATTTCAGTACCGGCAAACTAAACTCCAGTGGCAGCTTTGTTGCTACCGATATTGATGGGCAGAAGGACACGATTCGCGTGATCGATCCGCAAACGAATGAGGAGAAAGAAATAGAGATCGTGCGGCAGGGCAACCCAGTAATGCACGGGTCCTGGAGAGTTTATGATGAAGAAACGGGCAAGTATGTAACGCAGTATTACCAGTTCGGGGAGATTGCGGAAGCGCCTGCGGACACAACGCAGCAGCCAGCCGCTAAACCAAAGAGTACGGCTTTACCGCACGAACAAAAGTCAGCTTTACCGAAGAAGAAAAAACAATAA